The following coding sequences lie in one Lolium perenne isolate Kyuss_39 chromosome 2, Kyuss_2.0, whole genome shotgun sequence genomic window:
- the LOC127335685 gene encoding uncharacterized protein — MKTSCFLLVLLLAVATGSRLSLAAREGGSLGRELGELFAKAGNFLTSAGRAGADGWHSAAVTTEVDASATSTLMRHGHGARVGARKRLKKASVNCIPADMCRKKKVLCGKRCYRTSSHAAGAGAGVDHIPSNRCVVRCKKCVPTC, encoded by the coding sequence ATGAAGACGTCCTGCTTCCTGCTGGTGCTCCTGCTCGCCGTGGCCACGGGGAGCAGGCTCTCGCTGGCCGCCCGCGAGGGCGGCAGCCTGGGCCGCGAGCTCGGCGAGCTCTTCGCCAAGGCCGGCAACTTCCTCACCTCGGCGGGCCGCGCGGGAGCGGACGGGTGGCACTCCGCCGCGGTGACGACGGAGGTGGATGCGTCGGCGACGTCGACCCTGATGAGGCACGGCCACGGCGCCCGGGTGGGGGCGCGGAAGCGGCTGAAGAAGGCGTCGGTGAACTGCATCCCGGCGGACATGTGCCGGAAGAAGAAGGTGCTGTGCGGGAAGCGGTGCTACAGGACGTCCTCGCACGCCGCCGGCGCCGGGGCTGGCGTCGATCACATCCCCTCGAACCGGTGCGTCGTCCGGTGCAAGAAGTGCGTGCCCACCTGCTAG
- the LOC127335679 gene encoding probable LRR receptor-like serine/threonine-protein kinase RKF3, with protein MFRRRPPLLLLLAVCFLATSLHSQPTPPQCPLNFTALRPFLAAPLPSDDASRCNFAVQSVRLLLSLHLAATGSFLVPANTTTSSSCLPPLRAALPFTLPPPDACGLAGIDALLSTPGCGNISTLADFDALVPASARGDMNASCNRELGPVPVCTGCTTSLSKAAAAYLLPGSPDGGNNVTGCVQYPFIYAGAAASPRGPDDPDTAFCLYLLKEGAGPSSGSGTPAWLYGVIFGCVGFVLVVAAAAGSWFLLRRRRERAAAAALAAARADSRSKRSQAMESITASTTLLKFTYDEIKAATGGFNRDSIIGRGGFGNVYKGVLPDGAEVAVKRFKNCSAAGDAVFAHEVEVVASVRHVNLVSLRGYCIASTQREGHQRMIVCDLMHNGSLHDHLFGAGECLMAWPLRQRIAIGMARGLSYLHRDTQPAIIHRDIKASNILLDDDFEAKVADFGLAKFAPEGMTHVSTRVAGTMGYVAPEYALYGQLTEKSDVYSFGVVLLELLSGKKAFISLSEGQSFVLADWAWSLVRTGKTIDVIQEGMAEPGPTKVMEKYVLVAALCTHPQLHARPTMEQVVKILEADSAPGPLIIPDRPLPVVANLADIERSVSSSGSGQLYSPSGFRSFIHRNEDATPESPNEA; from the coding sequence ATGTTCCGCCGCCGTCCcccgctcctgctcctcctcgccGTCTGCTTCCTCGCCACCTCCCTCCACTCGCAACCCACGCCACCGCAATGCCCGCTGAACTTCACAGCGCTACGCCCCTTCCTCGCCGCGCCGCTCCCCTCCGACGACGCCTCCCGCTGCAACTTCGCGGTGCAGTCCGTgcgcctcctcctctccctccaCCTCGCCGCCACCGGCTCCTTCCTCGTCCCCGCCAACAccacgacctcctcctcctgcctCCCGCCGCTCCGCGCCGCGCTCCCCTTCACACTCCCTCCGCCCGACGCATGCGGCCTCGCGGGCATCGACGCGCTCCTCTCCACCCCCGGATGCGGCAACATCTCCACGCTCGCCGACTTCGACGCCCTCGTGCCCGCCTCCGCCCGCGGGGACATGAACGCCAGCTGCAACCGCGAGCTCGGCCCCGTACCCGTCTGCACCGGCTGCACCACCTCGCTCAGCAAGGCGGCGGCCGCCTACCTCCTGCCGGGGTCCCCCGACGGTGGGAACAACGTCACCGGCTGCGTCCAGTACCCCTTCATCTACGCCGGTGCCGCGGCCAGCCCGCGCGGCCCCGACGACCCGGACACCGCCTTCTGCCTCTACCTCCTCAAGGAGGGCGCTGGACCCTCCAGCGGATCCGGCACCCCTGCTTGGCTCTACGGCGTCATCTTCGGATGCGTCGGCTTCGTGCtggtggtcgccgccgccgccggttcgTGGTTCTTGCTGCGGCGACGCCGGGAGCGGGCCGCCGCCGCGGCGCTAGCTGCGGCCAGAGCAGACAGCAGGAGCAAGCGCTCTCAGGCCATGGAGTCCATCACCGCCAGCACCACGCTGCTCAAGTTCACCTACGACGAGATCAAGGCGGCCACAGGGGGATTCAACAGAGATAGCATCATCGGCCGTGGAGGGTTCGGGAACGTGTACAAGGGGGTGCTTCCAGATGGCGCGGAGGTGGCCGTGAAACGCTTCAAGAACTGCTCCGCGGCTGGGGATGCCGTGTTCGCGcatgaggtggaggtggtggccaGCGTGCGCCATGTCAACCTTGTCTCGCTCCGCGGATACTGCATCGCCAGCACGCAGAGGGAGGGCCACCAGCGCATGATCGTGTGCGACCTCATGCATAATGGCAGCCTCCACGACCATCTGTTTGGTGCTGGGGAGTGCCTCATGGCGTGGCCGCTCAGGCAGAGGATTGCCATCGGGATGGCACGGGGGCTCTCTTACCTGCACCGTGACACACAGCCAGCTATCATCCACAGGGATATCAAGGCTAGCAACATTTTGCTTGATGATGACTTTGAGGCGAAGGTGGCTGATTTTGGATTGGCCAAGTTTGCGCCAGAGGGGATGACACATGTGAGCACACGGGTTGCTGGGACAATGGGTTATGTCGCTCCAGAGTATGCCCTCTATGGCCAGTTAACTGAGAAGAGCGATGTGTACAGTTTTGGAGTCGTGCTTCTTGAGCTTCTGAGTGGGAAGAAAGCCTTCATCTCTCTAAGTGAGGGACAGAGCTTCGTGCTCGCTGATTGGGCTTGGTCATTGGTGCGGACAGGAAAGACAATTGATGTGATCCAAGAAGGAATGGCTGAACCTGGTCCTACTAAGGTCATGGAGAAGTATGTACTTGTCGCAGCACtctgcacacatccacaactccaTGCCAGGCCAACAATGGAGCAAGTCGTGAAGATACTAGAGGCGGATTCAGCACCAGGACCTCTAATAATTCCAGACCGTCCGCTCCCTGTTGTTGCAAACCTGGCTGATATTGAGAGGTCAGTGAGCAGCAGCGGATCAGGTCAGCTGTACAGTCCTTCTGGTTTCCGGTCTTTTATTCATAGAAATGAGGATGCTACACCGGAATCTCCAAACGAAGCATGA
- the LOC127335683 gene encoding UPF0426 protein At1g28150, chloroplastic isoform X1 codes for MAAYSPSGASTLLTSPRTPPTFLQRFPGPASGRSSPCAAVRRERRRGAVGSVRACFNPLGDERILREALKEPVAFLGGVFAGLLRLDLNEDPLKEWVTRTVEASGIAEENSTEESDEGAQDDGPQQIEIE; via the exons ATGGCCGCCTACAGTCCTTCCGGCGCTTCCACTCTCCTCACCAGCCCGCGAACTCCCCCCACC TTTCTGCAGAGGTTTCCCGGTCCGGCTTCCGGGCGGAGCTCTCCCTGCGCAGCTGTTCGGCGGGAGAGGAGAAGGGGCGCGGTGGGCTCCGTGCGAGCGTGCTTCAACCCTCTCGGGGACGAGCGCATCCTCCGGGAGGCCTTGAAG GAGCCAGTTGCATTCTTGGGTGGCGTGTTTGCTGGTCTCTTGAGGCTTGACCTGAACGAGGATCCTCTCAAGGAGTGGGTGACTCGAACGGTGGAGGCTTCTGGAATAGCTGAGGAGAACAGCACCGAGGAATCTGATGAGGGAGCTCAAGATGATGGGCCTCAACAGATCGAGATTGAGTGA
- the LOC127335683 gene encoding UPF0426 protein At1g28150, chloroplastic isoform X2, whose protein sequence is MAAYSPSGASTLLTSPRTPPTRFPGPASGRSSPCAAVRRERRRGAVGSVRACFNPLGDERILREALKEPVAFLGGVFAGLLRLDLNEDPLKEWVTRTVEASGIAEENSTEESDEGAQDDGPQQIEIE, encoded by the exons ATGGCCGCCTACAGTCCTTCCGGCGCTTCCACTCTCCTCACCAGCCCGCGAACTCCCCCCACC AGGTTTCCCGGTCCGGCTTCCGGGCGGAGCTCTCCCTGCGCAGCTGTTCGGCGGGAGAGGAGAAGGGGCGCGGTGGGCTCCGTGCGAGCGTGCTTCAACCCTCTCGGGGACGAGCGCATCCTCCGGGAGGCCTTGAAG GAGCCAGTTGCATTCTTGGGTGGCGTGTTTGCTGGTCTCTTGAGGCTTGACCTGAACGAGGATCCTCTCAAGGAGTGGGTGACTCGAACGGTGGAGGCTTCTGGAATAGCTGAGGAGAACAGCACCGAGGAATCTGATGAGGGAGCTCAAGATGATGGGCCTCAACAGATCGAGATTGAGTGA